A window of the Branchiibius hedensis genome harbors these coding sequences:
- a CDS encoding lysophospholipid acyltransferase family protein, with product MSEHQPTSRDRRGGQRPALHVVPETDVHPAPKLPSVGDLLGELEGRLSDLRGYFSRRLRGEYDVDDFGFDEDFTENIWLPILRPMFQHWFRVEVRGAHHLPTDEGALIVANHSGTIPIDGLMAQVGVFDTTGRHLRLLAADLVFASPLLGVVARQSGATMANPYDAEHLLADGHLVAVYPEGFKGVGKPFAQRYQLQRFGRGGYVTAALRSGTPIVPCAIVGAEEIYPKIADIKPLARLLGFPYFPVTPFFPWFGLFGAIPLPTKWTIEFGAPIVLDGYEASDADDPAVVFEISDQVRETIQQSLYALLAERDNLFW from the coding sequence ATGAGTGAGCACCAGCCGACCTCGCGCGATCGGCGGGGTGGCCAGCGGCCGGCCCTGCACGTCGTACCCGAAACGGATGTCCACCCCGCGCCCAAACTGCCATCGGTCGGGGATCTGCTCGGTGAGTTGGAGGGCCGGCTGAGCGATCTGCGCGGCTATTTCAGTCGACGGCTGCGTGGCGAGTACGACGTCGACGACTTCGGTTTCGATGAAGACTTCACCGAGAACATCTGGCTTCCAATCCTGCGGCCGATGTTCCAACACTGGTTCCGGGTCGAGGTGCGCGGGGCACACCATCTGCCGACCGACGAGGGTGCGTTGATCGTTGCCAACCACTCCGGCACGATCCCCATCGACGGGTTGATGGCGCAGGTCGGCGTCTTCGACACGACGGGTCGTCATCTGCGGTTGCTCGCTGCGGACCTGGTGTTCGCCTCGCCCCTGCTGGGCGTGGTCGCCCGTCAGTCGGGGGCCACCATGGCCAACCCGTACGACGCTGAGCACCTGCTCGCCGACGGCCACCTGGTCGCGGTCTACCCCGAGGGTTTCAAAGGGGTCGGCAAACCGTTCGCGCAGCGCTACCAGCTGCAGCGGTTCGGTCGCGGCGGCTACGTCACGGCCGCGCTGCGGTCGGGGACGCCGATCGTGCCGTGCGCGATCGTCGGTGCCGAGGAGATCTACCCCAAGATCGCCGACATCAAACCGCTGGCCCGGTTGTTGGGCTTCCCGTACTTCCCGGTCACGCCGTTCTTCCCCTGGTTCGGCCTGTTCGGTGCGATCCCGTTGCCGACGAAGTGGACCATCGAATTCGGCGCACCCATCGTGCTGGACGGCTACGAAGCCAGCGACGCCGACGATCCCGCGGTCGTCTTCGAGATCTCCGACCAGGTGCGCGAGACCATCCAGCAGTCGCTGTACGCGTTGCTGGCCGAGCGCGACAACCTCTTCTGGTGA
- a CDS encoding GNAT family N-acetyltransferase, whose amino-acid sequence MSDIVVRLLLEEDWQTYRQARLDALQDSPDAFAASYEDEEKLDESEWRDRMNRSRRLLAEKDGETVGVVSVGSRPDTDDRTTELFGLWVVPQQRGSGVAWQLVKAGARQAGDDGFGFLAYWVGTDNGRGVAFASSFGFRPTDARRPMRVGGGDEDEEMRMIYSLHDPVNE is encoded by the coding sequence ATGAGTGACATCGTCGTACGCCTCCTGCTCGAAGAGGACTGGCAGACGTACCGGCAGGCTCGCCTGGATGCGCTGCAGGACTCGCCCGACGCGTTCGCCGCGTCGTACGAAGACGAAGAGAAGCTGGACGAATCCGAGTGGCGTGATCGCATGAACCGGTCCCGTCGCTTGCTCGCCGAGAAAGACGGCGAGACCGTCGGTGTGGTGTCGGTCGGCAGCCGCCCGGACACCGACGACCGGACCACCGAACTCTTCGGGTTGTGGGTCGTGCCGCAGCAGCGCGGTAGTGGTGTCGCCTGGCAGCTGGTCAAGGCCGGTGCCCGCCAGGCCGGCGACGACGGCTTCGGATTCCTGGCCTACTGGGTCGGCACCGACAACGGTCGGGGTGTGGCGTTCGCCAGCAGCTTCGGCTTCCGCCCGACCGACGCCCGCCGGCCGATGCGGGTCGGCGGTGGTGACGAGGACGAAGAGATGCGAATGATCTACTCGTTGCACGACCCGGTCAACGAGTAA
- a CDS encoding bifunctional uroporphyrinogen-III C-methyltransferase/uroporphyrinogen-III synthase: MRAAHLLRSADVVVIDQVAREGFLEQFVDADVEIIDAGHGEAGQQLTHASRAKLVVKAAKQAQRLVVRLMDGDPATFNGLAEEARACAKAGIPFEIVPGVSSVSAVPAYAGIPLTDNASRGLHVISAADTKVDWKASVADDITVVVLGSPQRLASGLAALQAAGRDPQTPVALTQRGTTIEQKTRTLTLGEVAAALATEPLDVPAIAVVGRAVESRQQLSWWESKPLFGWKVLVPRTKDQAGSMTDRLMEYGAASDIVPTISVEPPRTPQQMERAIKGVVTGRYEWIGFTSANAVRAVKEKFTEFGLDARAFAGLKIAAVGGVTADALREWGLQPDLVPSGEQSARGLLEEWPDFDELLDPINRVFLPRADIATDTLVAGLQEIGWEVDDVTAYRTVRAAPPAPEVREAIKSGKFDAVCFTSSSTVRNLVGIAGKPHASTVVACIGPATAKTAEEHGLRVDVLAAEASATALVDALADYGRGLALAAEEAGESVRRPSQKRTTGRRKVKA, from the coding sequence ATGCGCGCAGCACACCTGTTGCGCTCGGCCGACGTCGTCGTCATCGACCAGGTCGCTCGTGAAGGATTCCTGGAGCAGTTCGTCGACGCCGACGTCGAGATCATCGACGCCGGGCATGGCGAGGCCGGTCAGCAACTGACCCACGCCTCCCGCGCGAAGCTGGTCGTCAAAGCCGCCAAACAGGCACAGCGCCTGGTCGTGCGGTTGATGGACGGTGACCCGGCCACCTTCAACGGCCTGGCCGAGGAAGCCCGCGCCTGCGCCAAAGCCGGAATCCCGTTCGAGATCGTCCCGGGCGTCAGCTCGGTGAGCGCCGTCCCGGCCTACGCTGGAATCCCGTTGACCGACAACGCATCCCGCGGTCTGCACGTGATCTCGGCTGCCGATACGAAGGTCGACTGGAAAGCCTCCGTCGCTGACGACATCACGGTCGTCGTCCTCGGGTCGCCGCAGCGCCTGGCGTCCGGCCTGGCTGCGTTGCAGGCCGCCGGCCGCGACCCGCAGACGCCGGTGGCATTGACCCAGCGCGGTACGACGATCGAGCAGAAGACCCGGACCCTCACCCTGGGTGAGGTGGCGGCTGCGCTCGCGACGGAACCACTCGACGTACCTGCTATCGCCGTCGTCGGACGCGCGGTCGAGTCCCGTCAGCAGTTGTCCTGGTGGGAGTCCAAGCCGCTGTTCGGCTGGAAGGTGCTGGTGCCGCGGACCAAGGACCAGGCCGGCTCGATGACCGACCGTCTCATGGAGTACGGCGCGGCCAGCGACATCGTGCCCACGATCAGTGTCGAGCCGCCGCGGACCCCGCAGCAGATGGAGCGGGCGATCAAGGGCGTCGTGACCGGCCGCTATGAGTGGATCGGTTTCACCTCGGCGAACGCGGTGCGCGCGGTGAAGGAGAAGTTCACCGAATTCGGTCTGGACGCAAGGGCGTTCGCCGGTCTGAAGATCGCTGCCGTGGGTGGTGTGACGGCGGATGCGCTGCGCGAATGGGGCCTGCAACCCGACTTGGTGCCCTCTGGTGAGCAGTCCGCGCGCGGGTTGCTCGAGGAGTGGCCGGACTTCGATGAGTTGCTCGACCCGATCAACCGGGTCTTCCTGCCCCGGGCCGACATCGCCACTGACACCCTCGTCGCCGGTCTGCAGGAGATCGGCTGGGAGGTCGACGACGTCACTGCCTACCGCACGGTCCGCGCTGCCCCGCCGGCTCCGGAAGTGCGTGAGGCGATCAAGAGCGGCAAGTTCGACGCGGTCTGCTTCACCTCCTCCTCGACGGTGCGCAACCTGGTCGGCATCGCCGGCAAACCGCACGCCTCGACCGTCGTTGCGTGTATCGGTCCGGCGACGGCCAAGACCGCTGAAGAGCACGGCCTGCGGGTCGACGTCCTGGCCGCGGAGGCGTCGGCGACGGCGTTGGTCGATGCCCTGGCCGATTACGGTCGCGGGCTGGCGCTGGCCGCCGAGGAAGCCGGAGAGTCGGTACGCCGCCCGAGCCAGAAGCGCACCACCGGCCGCCGGAAGGTCAAGGCGTGA
- a CDS encoding alpha-hydroxy-acid oxidizing protein: MGNFGDFQFGVYLSSFTGEAPPDLPFSYAGLAERAQQALTPALWDYVAGGAGDEGTQDANVAAFSRYGLTPRMLSGAAQRDLSVTLWGIELPSPLLMAPVGIIGVCTPDGHGDQAAARAAAQTGVPFIGSTLMQDPMEDVIAHSGDTPAFFQLYTPNNRDLAESFVHRAEAAGYRAIVVTLDTWALGYRPRDLAYGTFPQLGGACLANYASDPVFQALLPQGADDTAIAATWAGLFGNPALTWDDLTWLRGLTDLPLVLKGICAAEDVRRARDYGVDGIYCSNHGGRQAGSAPALDFLPAVIEAAGDLPVLFDSGIRSGVDVVKALALGAAAVGIGRPYALSASLGGTEAIVHTLRCLLAEADLTMGLNGYADLATLRTHGAIRVAG, from the coding sequence ATGGGCAACTTCGGCGACTTCCAGTTCGGTGTCTATCTCTCCTCCTTCACCGGTGAGGCGCCGCCGGACCTGCCGTTCAGCTACGCCGGGCTCGCCGAGCGCGCGCAACAGGCCCTGACTCCGGCGCTGTGGGACTACGTCGCCGGCGGAGCAGGCGACGAAGGCACCCAGGACGCCAACGTCGCCGCGTTCAGCCGCTACGGCCTGACTCCGCGGATGCTGTCCGGAGCAGCCCAGCGGGATCTGTCGGTCACCCTGTGGGGGATCGAGTTGCCGTCGCCGTTGCTGATGGCTCCGGTCGGCATCATCGGCGTCTGCACCCCGGACGGGCACGGCGATCAGGCCGCGGCCCGCGCCGCCGCGCAGACCGGGGTGCCCTTCATCGGGTCGACCCTGATGCAGGACCCGATGGAGGACGTCATCGCGCACAGCGGCGACACCCCCGCCTTCTTCCAGCTCTACACGCCGAACAACCGCGACCTCGCGGAGAGTTTCGTACACCGTGCCGAGGCGGCCGGCTACCGCGCGATCGTGGTCACGCTCGACACCTGGGCGCTCGGTTACCGGCCCCGGGATCTGGCCTACGGCACCTTCCCGCAACTGGGCGGCGCCTGCCTGGCCAACTACGCCAGCGATCCGGTCTTCCAGGCCCTGCTGCCGCAGGGCGCCGACGACACGGCGATCGCTGCCACCTGGGCCGGGCTCTTCGGCAATCCCGCGCTCACCTGGGATGACCTCACCTGGCTACGCGGGTTGACCGACCTACCGTTGGTGCTGAAGGGGATCTGCGCGGCCGAGGACGTACGCCGAGCACGGGACTACGGCGTCGATGGCATCTACTGCTCCAATCACGGCGGGCGACAAGCGGGTTCGGCCCCTGCACTGGATTTCCTGCCCGCCGTCATCGAAGCCGCCGGCGATCTGCCGGTCCTGTTCGACTCCGGGATCCGATCCGGCGTGGACGTCGTCAAGGCCCTCGCGCTGGGTGCGGCCGCCGTCGGGATCGGCCGCCCGTACGCCCTGTCCGCGAGCCTGGGTGGCACCGAGGCGATCGTGCACACGCTGCGCTGTTTGCTCGCCGAAGCCGACCTGACCATGGGCCTGAACGGGTACGCCGATCTGGCAACTCTGCGAACCCATGGCGCAATCCGCGTGGCTGGCTAG
- a CDS encoding glutaredoxin family protein: protein MTHEILLLGKPGCHLCDDAREVIARVAQDLAVPWTERSILDDPDLLAQYGEWIPVTFVDGVQHDYYRVDEARLRRALAP from the coding sequence GTGACCCACGAGATCCTGCTCCTGGGTAAGCCCGGCTGCCATCTGTGCGACGACGCGCGAGAGGTGATTGCGCGAGTGGCGCAGGACCTTGCCGTGCCGTGGACCGAGCGTTCGATCCTGGACGATCCGGACCTGCTGGCGCAGTACGGCGAGTGGATCCCGGTGACTTTCGTCGACGGTGTGCAGCACGACTACTACCGCGTCGATGAGGCCCGCCTGCGTCGCGCGCTCGCCCCGTAG
- the hemC gene encoding hydroxymethylbilane synthase, which produces MQLRLGTRRSTLATTQSGLVADALRDLGHEVTLVEVVTEGDVTMAALTDLGGTGVFAGALRKALLDGEIDLAVHSLKDLPVAATEGLTIAAIPVRADARDALIARDGLTLGELPVGARIGTGSPRRVAQLAALGLGVETVGIRGNVDTRIGKVTSGELDAVVLARAGLQRLGRTDEITEAIDPLQMLPAPGQGALAVEVRSDNDAVLAAVAVLDDPDTRAAVTAERALLATLEAGCAAPVGALAEVVEEADGSLLLSVRAFVGTQDGTFELRRSTTGPIDDPAAVGQQLARTLLEDGAAEVMSPPPDGRPPAEPPDATSGGAPNSDTEHPQLVQSDAVEQRS; this is translated from the coding sequence ATGCAGCTACGTCTGGGCACCCGCCGTTCCACCCTCGCTACCACCCAGTCGGGATTGGTCGCCGATGCGCTGCGCGACCTCGGCCACGAGGTCACCCTGGTGGAAGTCGTCACCGAGGGCGACGTGACGATGGCTGCGTTGACCGACCTCGGTGGCACCGGCGTATTTGCCGGGGCGCTGCGGAAAGCGTTGCTGGACGGCGAGATCGACCTCGCGGTGCACTCGCTGAAGGACCTGCCGGTTGCTGCGACTGAGGGTCTGACCATCGCCGCGATTCCGGTTCGGGCCGATGCCCGCGACGCGTTGATCGCCCGCGACGGCCTCACCCTCGGGGAGTTGCCGGTCGGCGCACGGATCGGCACCGGGTCGCCACGGCGCGTCGCTCAACTCGCGGCCCTCGGGCTCGGGGTCGAAACGGTCGGCATCCGCGGCAACGTCGACACCCGGATCGGGAAGGTCACCAGCGGTGAACTCGATGCCGTTGTGCTGGCCCGGGCAGGCTTGCAACGGCTGGGGCGCACCGATGAGATCACCGAAGCGATCGATCCGTTGCAGATGCTGCCCGCTCCCGGTCAGGGCGCGCTCGCGGTCGAGGTCCGCTCGGATAACGACGCCGTGCTGGCCGCCGTCGCCGTCCTGGACGATCCCGACACCCGCGCCGCCGTGACCGCCGAGCGCGCGCTGCTGGCGACGTTGGAAGCCGGTTGCGCCGCTCCCGTCGGTGCTCTGGCCGAAGTGGTCGAAGAAGCCGACGGCTCCCTGCTGTTGTCCGTGCGCGCCTTCGTCGGGACGCAGGACGGCACCTTCGAGTTGCGCCGCTCCACGACCGGTCCCATCGACGACCCCGCCGCGGTCGGTCAGCAACTGGCCCGCACCCTGCTCGAGGACGGTGCGGCCGAGGTGATGTCACCACCGCCAGACGGACGTCCACCAGCCGAGCCGCCGGACGCGACCTCCGGCGGCGCCCCGAACAGCGACACAGAACACCCCCAACTCGTCCAATCTGATGCAGTGGAGCAACGATCGTGA
- a CDS encoding NAD-dependent epimerase/dehydratase family protein has translation MTRTLLVTGVARVVGGAMCRRLSLDPDIDRILAVDTVAPPHDLGRAQFVRADIRNPVISRIIDQEEVDTVLHLGVITSSRLAGNRSRQKDINVVGTMQLLAACQNATSVRRLVVKSSGAVYGASKRDPARFTEQSTATPASTRGFARDSVEVEGYVRGFARRRPGVSVVMLRMANVMGPGLHTALTDYFDTPVLPVPFGYDGRFQLLHLDDALEALRLAAKPDAPTGTFNVAGDGILTLRQAARIAHRPVVPALRESLGLLGPLIQRTWMPGFDANETDFLSYGRALDTTKMREVLKFEPRYTTRATFEQRYSPIPALAGPTANWTDRHE, from the coding sequence ATGACGCGAACGCTGCTGGTGACCGGCGTCGCCCGCGTGGTCGGCGGCGCGATGTGTCGCCGGCTCAGCCTCGATCCGGATATCGATCGCATCCTCGCCGTCGACACCGTGGCGCCGCCGCACGACCTGGGTCGGGCGCAATTCGTCCGCGCCGACATCCGCAACCCGGTGATCTCGCGGATCATCGATCAGGAAGAAGTCGACACCGTCCTGCACCTCGGGGTCATCACCTCCTCACGACTGGCGGGCAACCGCAGCCGGCAGAAGGACATCAACGTCGTCGGCACCATGCAACTGCTGGCGGCCTGTCAGAACGCGACGTCGGTCCGTCGGCTCGTCGTGAAGTCCTCCGGGGCGGTCTACGGCGCATCCAAACGGGATCCCGCCCGATTCACCGAGCAATCGACCGCCACCCCCGCGAGCACCCGTGGCTTTGCTCGCGACTCCGTCGAGGTCGAGGGGTACGTGCGCGGGTTCGCGCGTCGCCGTCCCGGGGTCAGCGTCGTGATGCTGCGGATGGCCAACGTCATGGGACCGGGTCTGCACACGGCCCTCACCGACTACTTCGACACCCCCGTGCTTCCCGTGCCGTTCGGATACGACGGCCGCTTCCAACTGTTGCACCTGGACGACGCACTCGAGGCATTGCGCCTGGCGGCCAAACCGGATGCCCCCACCGGGACTTTCAACGTCGCCGGGGACGGGATCCTCACCCTTCGGCAGGCCGCCCGGATCGCGCATCGACCGGTGGTTCCGGCGCTGCGTGAATCACTGGGTCTGCTCGGACCGTTGATCCAGCGCACCTGGATGCCGGGTTTTGACGCGAACGAAACCGACTTCCTGTCCTACGGGCGGGCGTTGGACACGACCAAGATGCGGGAAGTGCTCAAGTTCGAGCCGCGCTACACCACCCGGGCCACGTTCGAGCAGCGATATTCCCCGATCCCGGCCCTGGCCGGGCCCACCGCGAACTGGACGGACCGTCATGAGTGA
- a CDS encoding glutamyl-tRNA reductase, translating into MSYLVLGLSHRTASLDLLEQVSLDAGGVSGLLERLAGAEHLREAMVLSTCNRIEIYADVDTFHGAVTLIGDALAEQSGVPVGQLRDHLYVHFEDRAVAHTLSVAAGLDSVAVGESQILGQLRDALRSGTDSAQTGPALSALVQRALRVGKRVHSETEIDSVSRSLIERALEETQLRLGDLAGLRGVVVGAGAMSGLAAHTLARAGLEVSIVNRTLERGERLATATGGTSYGWDDLPLALSAADVIVSCTGAVGHVISEADVRRVQADRQPRVWIDLALPRDIDPRAGEITTLLSLDELSGLTLSSHAEKEQLRVVRDLVTAETAEFLTARKAAAVGPTVAALRERAEAVIDAEMSRLRQRTDLGEHDDAAVRQTLHRVVEKILHTPTVRMKELAADESGQDYTALLRALFDLDPHETRVSALPPPGVVEGS; encoded by the coding sequence GTGAGCTATCTCGTGCTGGGCCTGTCCCACCGCACCGCCAGTCTGGATCTGCTCGAGCAGGTCAGCCTCGACGCGGGCGGGGTCAGTGGCCTGCTGGAGCGCCTGGCTGGCGCCGAGCATCTGCGCGAGGCGATGGTGCTGTCGACCTGCAACCGCATCGAGATCTACGCCGACGTCGACACCTTCCACGGTGCTGTCACCTTGATCGGCGATGCCCTGGCCGAGCAGTCCGGTGTCCCGGTCGGTCAACTGCGCGATCACCTGTACGTGCACTTCGAGGACCGTGCGGTCGCCCACACCCTCAGTGTCGCCGCCGGTTTGGACTCGGTCGCGGTCGGCGAGAGTCAGATCCTGGGCCAGTTGCGCGACGCGCTGCGCAGCGGCACGGACAGCGCGCAGACCGGTCCGGCCCTGTCCGCGCTGGTCCAGCGTGCTCTGCGCGTCGGCAAGCGGGTGCACTCCGAGACCGAGATCGACTCTGTCAGTAGGTCACTCATCGAGCGAGCGCTCGAAGAGACCCAGCTTCGCCTGGGTGATCTGGCTGGCTTGCGCGGGGTCGTGGTCGGTGCGGGTGCGATGAGCGGATTGGCCGCCCACACCCTGGCTCGGGCGGGCCTCGAGGTCAGCATCGTCAATCGGACGTTGGAGCGGGGTGAGCGCCTGGCGACCGCCACCGGAGGTACGTCGTACGGCTGGGACGATCTGCCGCTGGCGCTGAGCGCGGCGGACGTGATCGTGTCGTGCACCGGTGCGGTCGGGCACGTGATCTCCGAGGCCGACGTACGCCGGGTGCAGGCCGACCGTCAACCGCGCGTCTGGATCGACCTGGCGCTGCCGCGGGACATCGACCCGCGGGCCGGTGAGATCACGACGCTGCTGTCACTGGACGAGTTGTCCGGTCTGACGCTCAGCTCGCATGCCGAGAAGGAGCAGTTGCGGGTCGTCCGCGACCTGGTCACCGCCGAAACAGCCGAATTCCTCACGGCCCGTAAGGCGGCCGCCGTCGGCCCGACCGTCGCCGCACTCCGCGAGCGCGCCGAGGCCGTGATCGACGCCGAGATGTCTCGCCTTCGTCAGCGCACCGATCTCGGCGAGCACGACGACGCCGCTGTGCGGCAGACGCTGCACCGGGTGGTGGAGAAGATCCTGCACACCCCCACGGTCCGGATGAAGGAACTGGCGGCCGATGAGTCCGGGCAGGACTACACCGCTTTGCTGCGCGCGTTGTTCGATCTCGACCCGCACGAGACCCGGGTGAGCGCCCTTCCGCCGCCCGGAGTGGTGGAGGGATCCTGA
- a CDS encoding helix-turn-helix domain-containing protein has protein sequence MAQERHDDFMTVAEVAAIMRVSKMTVYRLVHSGELPAVRVGRSFRVPAHAVDEYLRQSYMGTA, from the coding sequence ATGGCGCAGGAGCGGCATGACGACTTCATGACGGTCGCCGAGGTCGCCGCCATCATGCGTGTCTCCAAGATGACGGTCTACCGCCTGGTGCACTCCGGTGAACTGCCCGCTGTCCGGGTGGGCCGATCGTTCCGGGTACCGGCGCATGCCGTCGACGAGTATCTGCGCCAGTCCTACATGGGAACTGCCTGA
- a CDS encoding redox-sensing transcriptional repressor Rex has product MQSAPATRRGIPGATVARLPVYLRALRAAAATGIQVISSEELALAVGVRPSGLRKDLSFLGSYGVRGVGYDVEHLSEEISRELGLHREWAVAIIGMGNLGHALAAYSGFATRGFSVRWLVDSDPAIIGRTIAGKTVISFAEFGRVADDGVIAVLATPPASAQVVTDQVVALGIRSILNFAPVPVQVPDGVEVRKVDLATELQILAFHGQRAEVES; this is encoded by the coding sequence GTGCAGTCCGCGCCCGCTACCCGCAGGGGAATCCCTGGCGCGACCGTTGCCCGGTTGCCGGTGTATCTGCGGGCCCTGCGTGCCGCTGCCGCGACCGGGATCCAGGTGATCAGTTCAGAGGAACTCGCGCTGGCTGTCGGGGTGCGACCCAGCGGTCTGCGTAAAGACCTCTCCTTTCTCGGCTCGTACGGCGTGCGCGGCGTCGGGTACGACGTGGAGCACCTCAGCGAGGAGATCTCCCGCGAACTCGGGCTGCACCGCGAATGGGCCGTCGCCATCATCGGCATGGGCAATCTGGGGCATGCGCTCGCGGCGTACAGCGGCTTCGCGACGCGCGGATTCTCGGTGCGCTGGTTGGTGGATTCCGATCCGGCCATCATCGGTCGGACCATCGCCGGCAAGACCGTGATCAGTTTCGCTGAGTTCGGTCGGGTCGCCGATGACGGGGTGATCGCCGTACTGGCGACTCCACCGGCCTCCGCGCAGGTCGTGACTGACCAGGTCGTCGCGCTCGGCATTCGCTCGATCCTGAATTTCGCACCGGTCCCGGTGCAGGTGCCCGACGGTGTCGAGGTGCGCAAGGTCGACCTGGCCACCGAGTTGCAGATCCTCGCCTTCCACGGCCAGCGCGCGGAGGTGGAATCGTGA
- a CDS encoding acetoin utilization protein AcuC, whose product MTKVDVTWSDRLLGYDFGAQHPMNPVRLDLTRRLCDALGVLDHARIVEPELPGGSDEFLTWVHDPGYVEAVRAASADPAAADVRRGLGTEDDPAFRGMHEISTLIAAGTVNACERVWTGVTEHAVNFCGGLHHAMADRASGFCIYNDAALGIHWLLEHGAKKVAYVDLDVHHGDGVERIFWNDPRVLTVSIHETGRVLFPGTGFALDVGGPDAQGTAVNISLPPGTGDSAWLRAMHAVIPQVVAAFEPDVLISQQGCDSHYADPLAHFALTVDAQRTAYETIHDLAHEVTGGRWVALGGGGYELVDVVPRAWTHLTAIAAHQRIPLDTAVPQGWLDYVHQVTDRQGPTVMGDGVAEGDRVWWRSWNVGVNPEDPLDHAVLATREAVFPHLGLDIWFD is encoded by the coding sequence ATGACCAAGGTCGACGTCACCTGGAGCGACCGGCTACTCGGGTACGACTTCGGCGCGCAGCACCCCATGAATCCGGTCCGGCTGGACTTGACCCGTCGGCTCTGCGATGCCCTGGGCGTGTTGGATCACGCTCGCATCGTCGAACCCGAACTGCCTGGTGGCAGTGACGAATTCCTGACCTGGGTGCACGATCCGGGGTACGTGGAGGCAGTGCGTGCGGCCAGTGCCGATCCCGCCGCAGCCGACGTACGGCGCGGCCTGGGCACCGAGGACGACCCCGCCTTCCGTGGGATGCACGAGATCTCGACCCTCATCGCAGCCGGCACGGTGAACGCCTGCGAACGGGTCTGGACCGGGGTCACCGAGCACGCGGTCAACTTCTGCGGCGGACTGCACCACGCGATGGCCGACCGGGCCTCCGGGTTCTGCATCTACAACGACGCGGCGCTCGGTATCCACTGGCTGCTGGAGCACGGCGCCAAGAAGGTCGCCTACGTCGATCTCGACGTGCACCACGGCGACGGGGTCGAACGCATCTTCTGGAACGATCCGCGGGTGCTCACCGTGTCGATCCACGAAACCGGCCGGGTGCTCTTCCCCGGAACCGGGTTCGCGCTGGACGTCGGCGGCCCCGATGCGCAGGGCACCGCGGTGAACATTTCGCTGCCCCCCGGGACGGGGGACTCGGCCTGGTTGCGGGCGATGCACGCGGTGATCCCGCAGGTCGTGGCCGCCTTCGAACCGGACGTCCTGATCAGCCAGCAAGGGTGCGATTCGCACTATGCCGACCCGCTCGCTCACTTCGCGTTGACCGTCGACGCCCAGCGCACGGCGTACGAGACGATCCATGACCTCGCACATGAGGTGACTGGTGGGCGGTGGGTCGCCCTCGGCGGTGGCGGATACGAACTGGTCGACGTGGTGCCGCGGGCCTGGACCCATTTGACGGCGATCGCCGCCCACCAGCGCATCCCATTGGATACAGCCGTGCCGCAGGGGTGGCTCGACTACGTGCATCAGGTGACCGATCGCCAGGGGCCGACCGTGATGGGCGATGGTGTCGCCGAAGGGGACCGGGTGTGGTGGCGGTCCTGGAATGTCGGGGTCAACCCGGAGGATCCGCTCGATCACGCCGTCCTCGCCACCCGCGAAGCGGTCTTTCCCCACCTCGGACTGGACATCTGGTTCGACTAG
- a CDS encoding 30S ribosomal protein bS22: protein MGSVIKKRRKRMAKKKHRKLLRKTRHQRRNKK, encoded by the coding sequence ATGGGTTCTGTCATCAAGAAGCGCCGCAAGCGCATGGCCAAGAAGAAGCACCGCAAACTGCTGCGCAAGACCCGTCACCAGCGTCGCAACAAGAAGTAA